From Pigmentibacter ruber, a single genomic window includes:
- the kdsA gene encoding 3-deoxy-8-phosphooctulonate synthase, producing the protein MQNQTNFYAGQWDGEICQNVTLSKTRPLIIAGPCMLESLELGLEVGFFMKKLCEKYQLPYVFKSSYDKANRTSATSKRGPGIETGLKWLEKIKKELNVPILTDVHSVAQAEEAGNVVDILQIPAFLCKQRELLIAAAQTGKVVQVKKGQWAAPEEMREIAHFLSACNNPKTILVERGTCFGYNNLVVDFRNLVEMSKEGHAVIFDATHAVQLPGAGNGCSSGLRDMAHPLAKAAIAVGVDGLFMEVHKNPNEALSDSDTQLTMLMAEKIIEDIAKMLHL; encoded by the coding sequence ATGCAAAATCAAACAAACTTTTATGCAGGTCAATGGGATGGTGAAATTTGTCAAAATGTCACTTTATCTAAAACAAGACCTTTAATAATTGCTGGACCATGCATGCTTGAATCCTTAGAATTAGGATTAGAAGTTGGATTTTTTATGAAAAAACTATGTGAAAAATATCAACTTCCTTATGTTTTTAAAAGCAGTTATGATAAAGCAAATCGCACAAGTGCAACAAGTAAACGAGGCCCAGGAATAGAAACAGGTTTAAAATGGTTGGAAAAAATTAAAAAAGAATTAAATGTTCCTATACTTACTGATGTTCATTCTGTAGCACAGGCTGAAGAGGCAGGAAATGTAGTAGATATTTTACAAATACCAGCTTTTTTATGTAAACAAAGGGAACTTCTTATAGCAGCAGCCCAGACTGGAAAAGTAGTTCAAGTAAAAAAAGGACAATGGGCTGCCCCAGAAGAAATGCGAGAAATAGCGCATTTTCTTTCTGCTTGTAACAATCCCAAAACCATATTAGTAGAACGAGGTACCTGCTTTGGTTATAACAACCTAGTTGTAGATTTTCGTAATTTAGTAGAGATGAGCAAAGAAGGGCATGCTGTTATTTTTGATGCTACACACGCAGTTCAGTTACCTGGCGCTGGGAATGGTTGTTCTTCAGGTTTAAGAGATATGGCACACCCTCTTGCAAAAGCCGCAATTGCAGTTGGAGTTGATGGGCTGTTTATGGAAGTTCATAAAAACCCAAATGAAGCTCTTTCCGATTCTGATACTCAATTAACTATGCTCATGGCTGAAAAAATAATAGAAGATATTGCGAAAATGCTGCACCTTTAA
- a CDS encoding SGNH/GDSL hydrolase family protein, producing MKLSFKIKSYKKLSILVSFCFSGTSFAKSEPEYVKNLFNSDYYVACYYHDQLQGLENSNPNLMYPSLDFLTFGARKNYVWAINSGNSNLIKTKLTGKITDGFFIEEKLSYQEVQNQCNSALKNKFPTQKFDIFEIKAATSDLAGYEYPIQFIKGEVNQQKIKQIVLFGDSLSDAGNLKRWTKIMPFYPFWFGRFADGYVWNDYLTERTHLPVLNFAYGGAKTDGTNDAFNNSIPTQFLTAVRTFFTGSSKYYVNSYLKSYLTTDSYRTTNQKITNPNETLYIFWIGANDFLEKFEGNLPAQNMFENPDAVGGVNIIYKRAVDNIVEQIKMLNNAGGYHFLVLNLPDLGKTPIILTANYNKYQDDEKNKTEFSIKLSEATAKFNFYLNSSLKNLQDIQKEKINIKILDVNSDFERIMNNKNIFDDSFFDYGFTKMNSKYLIPKTNNYIQDFCYSGNFYKTAFSNIGKETILMAVKENKCSDENGNRIKYPIFFNSPHPSAYSQCWVNFAVEKIMIENGFLNKNLETIDEMKKYCQSQMN from the coding sequence ATGAAGTTATCCTTCAAAATAAAGTCATACAAAAAACTTAGCATTTTAGTTTCTTTTTGCTTTTCTGGTACTTCATTCGCAAAATCTGAGCCAGAATATGTCAAGAATTTATTTAACTCTGACTATTATGTAGCTTGTTATTATCATGATCAACTTCAAGGGTTAGAAAATAGCAATCCTAATTTAATGTATCCGAGCTTGGATTTTTTAACTTTTGGAGCTAGAAAAAATTATGTTTGGGCAATAAATTCAGGGAATTCAAATTTAATTAAGACAAAATTAACAGGAAAAATAACTGATGGGTTTTTTATAGAGGAAAAATTATCTTATCAGGAAGTTCAAAATCAATGTAATTCAGCTTTAAAAAATAAATTCCCAACACAAAAATTTGATATATTTGAAATAAAAGCTGCAACTTCAGATCTAGCAGGATATGAATATCCAATTCAATTTATTAAAGGCGAAGTAAATCAACAAAAAATTAAACAAATTGTTTTATTTGGTGATAGTTTATCTGATGCAGGTAATTTAAAGCGATGGACAAAAATAATGCCGTTTTATCCATTTTGGTTTGGACGTTTTGCTGATGGATATGTCTGGAATGATTACTTAACTGAAAGAACTCATTTACCAGTTTTAAATTTCGCTTATGGCGGAGCAAAAACTGATGGAACCAATGATGCATTTAATAATAGTATTCCTACACAATTTTTAACTGCTGTAAGAACTTTTTTTACTGGAAGTTCGAAATATTATGTTAATTCCTATTTAAAATCTTACTTAACAACTGATTCATATAGAACTACAAATCAAAAAATTACAAACCCAAATGAAACACTTTATATATTTTGGATTGGTGCAAATGATTTTTTAGAAAAATTTGAGGGAAATTTACCTGCTCAGAATATGTTTGAAAACCCAGATGCTGTAGGTGGAGTCAATATCATTTATAAAAGAGCAGTAGATAATATCGTTGAACAAATTAAAATGTTAAATAATGCAGGTGGCTATCATTTTTTAGTTTTAAATTTACCTGATTTAGGTAAAACGCCAATTATTTTAACTGCAAATTATAATAAATATCAAGATGATGAAAAAAATAAAACAGAATTTTCTATAAAGTTATCCGAGGCAACTGCAAAATTTAACTTTTATTTAAATAGTTCTCTGAAAAATCTCCAAGATATTCAAAAAGAAAAAATTAATATTAAAATTCTCGATGTTAATAGTGATTTTGAAAGAATAATGAATAACAAAAATATTTTTGATGACTCGTTTTTTGATTACGGTTTTACTAAAATGAATTCAAAATATCTAATTCCTAAAACTAATAATTATATACAAGATTTTTGTTATAGCGGGAATTTCTATAAAACAGCATTTTCAAATATTGGTAAAGAAACAATATTAATGGCTGTAAAAGAAAATAAATGTAGTGACGAAAATGGGAATAGAATAAAATATCCTATTTTCTTTAACTCCCCGCATCCTTCAGCATATTCTCAATGTTGGGTTAATTTTGCAGTTGAAAAAATAATGATTGAAAATGGATTTTTAAATAAAAATTTAGAAACAATAGATGAAATGAAAAAATATTGCCAGTCTCAAATGAATTAA
- a CDS encoding DAHP synthetase I family protein, producing the protein MSFFSQYKNFALEHISNNNLFVPSERSVFPVFNFGEWKLNSNSNQVHLEIMKENITKFKENSLDITQPFGSIVSSPNEILLAAKIVNFLYIPGELCRQSDILEACKQSQLPIFVEKGNFLAPSDLQRVIEKLKNTQVAIIETGNSFGYSDVVLDPRSLHILRSFGIPFGIHLGKLSSIEEITYTHKPQWLKNNDFMNAFIDTGKCFGANFYVIENRKQLKVLNNFLSE; encoded by the coding sequence ATGTCCTTTTTTAGTCAGTATAAAAACTTTGCTTTAGAGCATATTTCTAACAATAATCTTTTTGTTCCTAGCGAGAGATCTGTTTTTCCTGTTTTCAATTTTGGTGAATGGAAATTAAATTCAAATTCTAATCAGGTTCATTTAGAAATAATGAAGGAAAATATAACAAAATTTAAAGAAAATTCTCTTGATATAACTCAACCTTTTGGCTCTATAGTAAGTTCCCCAAATGAAATACTTCTTGCTGCTAAAATAGTAAATTTTCTATATATACCAGGTGAATTATGCAGACAAAGTGATATTTTAGAAGCTTGTAAACAAAGTCAATTACCCATTTTTGTTGAAAAAGGTAATTTTCTCGCTCCAAGTGATTTGCAACGAGTAATAGAAAAATTAAAAAACACTCAAGTTGCTATTATTGAAACAGGAAATTCTTTTGGATATTCAGATGTTGTTTTAGACCCTCGGTCTTTGCATATCTTACGCTCTTTTGGCATTCCATTTGGTATTCATCTCGGAAAATTGTCTTCTATTGAAGAAATAACCTATACACATAAACCGCAATGGCTTAAAAATAATGATTTTATGAATGCGTTTATTGATACCGGAAAATGTTTTGGTGCCAATTTTTACGTCATCGAAAATCGAAAACAATTAAAAGTCTTAAATAATTTTTTATCTGAATAG